One window of the Perca flavescens isolate YP-PL-M2 chromosome 5, PFLA_1.0, whole genome shotgun sequence genome contains the following:
- the LOC114556084 gene encoding ecto-ADP-ribosyltransferase 4-like yields MAMMVVLAAVLLTYGVSTGIAMEAGKSGAVAGNNSVLPLDMAENSVDDMYFGCKKQMKKRVTKDLENEKNNNPNFTRVWDRSENEVHWPIWKKVLTKNQVVAIRTYTDEDVYGDFNAAVRTQGPWYNDTFGYHAFHFLLTTAIQDIGAKKKKQCLTGYRKVDKYFSDNVENKSIRFGSFTSASQHDYLNAKKFGNKSCFEIFTCMGADISRYSKLKYEAEVLIPPYEVFKVVKIEKRSMQPDLPCEVVYKVNSTGYVSKLNCDLFPK; encoded by the exons ATGGCAATGATGGTTGTTTTGGCAGCAGTGCTTCTCACTTATGGAGTCTCAACAGGAATTGCAATG GAGGCCGGTAAATCTGGTGCTGTAGCTGGGAACAACAGTGTGCTTCCACTGGACATGGCTGAAAACTCTGTTGACGACATGTACTTTGGgtgcaaaaaacaaatgaagaagAGGGTAACAAAAGACCTGGAGAATGAGAAGAACAACAACCCAAACTTCACAAGGGTCTGGGACAGATCAGAGAACGAAGTACACTGGCCAATTTGGAAAAAAGTACTGACAAAAAACCAGGTTGTAGCTATCCGTACTTACACTGACGAAGATGTGTATGGAGATTTCAACGCTGCAGTTCGAACCCAGGGACCTTGGTACAACGACACATTCGGGTATCATGCATTTCACTTTCTCCTGACTACTGCCATTCAAGATATAGGagccaaaaagaaaaaacaatgtcTCACTGGCTACCGTAAAGTTGACAAGTACTTTAGCGACAATGTTGAAAACAAATCAATTCGCTTTGGCTCTTTCACCTCAGCCTCACAGCATGATTACCTCAATGCAAAGAAATTTGGAAACAAGTCATGCTTTGAGATTTTCACGTGCATGGGAGCAGATATCTCCCGCTATTCTAAATTGAAATATGAAGCAGAAGTGCTGATTCCTCCCTATGAAGTCTTTAAAGTCGTAAAGATAGAGAAGAGGTCAATGCAGCCAGATCTTCCATGTGAGGTGGTCTATAAAGTGAATAGTACAGGCTATGTTTCCAAGTTGAATTGTGATCTTTTTCCAAAGTAA